Proteins co-encoded in one Pocillopora verrucosa isolate sample1 chromosome 1, ASM3666991v2, whole genome shotgun sequence genomic window:
- the LOC131770292 gene encoding nucleolar protein 16-like isoform X1 has product MAGVRGKKSQRQKRANTTRPGLKRKKKEKKVKVLKYPCCQWECSWMGQTLRKSWDQEKTLKQNLQILGLAFDANSAVPIPKSKTKGCKDEQAEAMEVDQKEPTTVVKEFEQMAANERKGERHISPGEVQFLWQLIGDHGNNYKSMARDKRNYYQHTPNQLKRKCEALLRSKQNFSGYPKKNG; this is encoded by the exons ATGGCAGGAGTGCGTGGAAAGAAATCGCAAAGGCAAAAGCGTGCTAATACGACAAGGCCCGgtcttaaaaggaaaaagaaagaaaagaaagtgaagGTGTTAAA ATACCCATGCTGTCAATGGGAGTGCTCTTGGATGGG CCAAACGTTACGTAAGAGCTGGGACCAAGAGAAAACACTGAAGCAGAATCTTCAGATTCTTGGTTTGGCTTTTGATGCTAATTCTGCTGTTCCTATCCCAAAGTCAAAAACCAAG GGTTGTAAAGATGAACAAGCAGAAGCCATGGAAGTAGACCAAAAGGAACCAACAACAGTTGTTAAAG AATTTGAGCAAATGGCTGCTAATGAAAGGAAAGGTGAAAGGCATATTTCTCCAGGTGAAGTGCAGTTTCTATGGCAACTTATTGGTGATCATGGCAACAACTACAAA AGTATGGCGAGGGACAAAAGGAATTATTATCAACATACACCAAACcaactaaaaagaaaatgtgaagcACTCCTAAGATCAAAACAGAATTTCAGCGGAtacccaaaaaaaaatggttga
- the LOC131770292 gene encoding nucleolar protein 16-like isoform X2 — protein MAGVRGKKSQRQKRANTTRPGLKRKKKEKKVKVLNQTLRKSWDQEKTLKQNLQILGLAFDANSAVPIPKSKTKGCKDEQAEAMEVDQKEPTTVVKEFEQMAANERKGERHISPGEVQFLWQLIGDHGNNYKSMARDKRNYYQHTPNQLKRKCEALLRSKQNFSGYPKKNG, from the exons ATGGCAGGAGTGCGTGGAAAGAAATCGCAAAGGCAAAAGCGTGCTAATACGACAAGGCCCGgtcttaaaaggaaaaagaaagaaaagaaagtgaagGTGTTAAA CCAAACGTTACGTAAGAGCTGGGACCAAGAGAAAACACTGAAGCAGAATCTTCAGATTCTTGGTTTGGCTTTTGATGCTAATTCTGCTGTTCCTATCCCAAAGTCAAAAACCAAG GGTTGTAAAGATGAACAAGCAGAAGCCATGGAAGTAGACCAAAAGGAACCAACAACAGTTGTTAAAG AATTTGAGCAAATGGCTGCTAATGAAAGGAAAGGTGAAAGGCATATTTCTCCAGGTGAAGTGCAGTTTCTATGGCAACTTATTGGTGATCATGGCAACAACTACAAA AGTATGGCGAGGGACAAAAGGAATTATTATCAACATACACCAAACcaactaaaaagaaaatgtgaagcACTCCTAAGATCAAAACAGAATTTCAGCGGAtacccaaaaaaaaatggttga
- the LOC131770291 gene encoding LOW QUALITY PROTEIN: nuclear pore complex protein Nup107 (The sequence of the model RefSeq protein was modified relative to this genomic sequence to represent the inferred CDS: inserted 3 bases in 2 codons; deleted 2 bases in 2 codons; substituted 1 base at 1 genomic stop codon): protein MDTGIDHREEAQIQTQRSGLKQKFGPIPAEVTKAREDDVNSILKRRSHIQKSLHLLDEALSTPQQQLHTASSLLRSVKTPTPLRQLPMSASGLRHSAYTLSGTSSVADTDYTTQEMSYMSEGLHPGLLSSLPQHMSGGTTLGSLSFMEDSGLSRPLTPVNPLAQLVSLFXFVKDFSPGSAVELSQLNENVSILTEKDPAIAVSRALKMCGGECVVYVKQEILQLSPRTAESKPRSSFGLEEFMSGFYIISRLQSIYFDMIAGYEKACRQQLMVLNGLIRLSSPGKTKFSKQVDILHLISQESYTWRLVGSLYSDRLQYGICDDGAMLTNFVGRNWNEKKIINNLYEXEASTRQKQIVVDWLEKNAEDWLKIFLESDKVEYFSESVCWENNPTHPATRRTNMGMRRPLVTEMDPDAPFRQNRPLADLDQEDEARLLQHLFALIRAGKLEEAQCLCEKCGQSWRXATLQGWKLWQDNNMDGVSSDETLSAVEGNPYRDVWKAACWKMSEENKFSVYERAIYAALSGNLSQLLQVCKSWEDYLWAFYRVMVDVRVEQEIRLHPRPERDLESLPSIFWDHVLNPEKIFDELYACPKESIKHQAEEFHHVVQKHIILNDTTGLIEKMHSWLEKEEKPKAQILRFMAHLVLFLRSAGIESETDLDKCVSILKAYVQTLIEEKQIDLVATYVATLPADIQIETYAYFLEDIVDMKERQKCLELASSAGLDVPLITKTVVECIRGKEDFAIDRGMSSALEAATATEDRKKIEAIEWLVFEPSQRNEALKQSNAIMRCFIATRKHAAAREVFQKIPVDSIHVIHKEWQSRGGTSPLPAADDNAIREYLCIKAFLESLDAFNDWFQHFHHNIPLRPHDGAHANFTEKVAYEQRLEQYEVEFGRWKNSLDIHTKTTMEKIYNVLLFPDGGWMVDHRNDEEEDSQRSHQLELLRQLCLPLTCYLLHNVLYSTEQYKQCLQLADVISSEQYRLYEVFRKDELQKMLSLFRDSSIALLGNNLDPLSYEIAQK from the exons ATGGATACAGGTATTGATCACAGAGAAGAAGCTCAAATCCAAACTCAAAG ATCAGGCCTGAAACAGAAATTTGGTCCTATACCAGCAGAAGTGACAAAAGCCAGAGAG GATGATGTAAACAGTATTTTGAAACGAAGAAGCCATATTCAGAAAT CACTTCATCTGTTGGATGAGGCTCTTTCTACCCCACAGCAACAATTACACACGGCTTCCTCACTGCTGAGATCAGTGAAAACCCCAACACCACTTCGCCAACTGCCCATGTCAGCATCAGGACTCAGACATAGTGCTT acACACTCAGTGGTACTTCTTCAGTTGCAGATACAGATTACACCACTCAG GAAATGTCTTACATGAGTGAGGGCCTGCATCCTGGACTGCTGTCTTCTCTACCTCAGCATATGTCTGGCGGCACCACTCTG GGTTCATTGTCCTTCATGGAAGATAGTGGGTTAAGCCGCCCTCTTACTCCAGTAAACCCCTTGGCCCAGTTGGTGAG TCTTTTCTGATTTGTAAAGGATTTTTCACCTGGAAGTGCTGTGGAATTGTCGCAGTTAAATGAGAAT GTCAGTATTTTGACTGAGAAGGATCCTGCGATTGCAG TATCAAGGGCCTTAAAGATGTGTGGTGGTGAATGTGTTGTCTATGTGAAACAAGAGATATTACAATTGTCGCCACGAACCGCAGAATCCAAG CCACGTTCAAGCTTTGGTTTGGAGGAATTCATGAGTGGCTTTTACATCATTTCCAGATTACAAAGCATATATTTTGACATGATAGCTGGATATGAAAAG GCTTGCAGGCAGCAGCTGATGGTT TTGAATGGATTGATCAGACTGTCATCACCAGGAAAAACTAA ATTTTCTAAACAAGTTGACATATTGCATCTCATTTCTCAAGAGAGTTACACTTGGAGGCTTGTTGGCTCCTTATACAG TGACAGACTGCAATATGGAATATGTGATGATGGAGCTATGTTGACAAATTTTGTG ggcAGAAActggaatgaaaaaaagattataaataatttgtatga aGAGGCCTCAACTAGGCAAAAACAG ATTGTAGTTGACTGGCTAGAAAAGAATGCAGAGGATTGGCTGAAGATTTTTTTAGAAAGTGACAAAGTAGAGTACTTTTCAGAGTCAGTTTGCTG GGAAAACAACCCTACACACCCTGCAACAAGGAGGACAAATATGGGAATGAGAAGACCTCTTGTCACAGAGATG GATCCAGATGCCCCATTCAGGCAGAACCGACCTTTAGCTGATTTAGATCAG GAAGATGAAGCCAGGTTGTTACAGCATCTTTTTGCTTTAATTAGGGCTGGCAAACTGGAAGAG gcTCAATGCCTGTGCGAGAAGTGTGGTCAATCTTGGA CCGCAACTCTTCAAGGGTGGAAACTATGGCAAGATAATAACATGGATGGAG TCTCAAGTGATGAAACTTTATCAGCCGTTGAGGGAAACCCGTACAGAGATGTATGGAAAGCAGCATGCTGGAAGATGTCTGAGGAA AACAAATTCAGTGTATATGAGAGAGCTATTTATGCAGCACTCAGTGGAAATCTCAGCCAG CTTCTACAAGTTTGCAAGTCATGGGAAGACTATCTTTGGGCATTTTACCGAGTTATGGTAGATGTTAGGGTGGAACAG GAAATTCGCCTTCATCCCAGGCCTGAAAGAGATCTGGAAAGCTTGCCTTCCATTTTCTGGGATCATGT CCTGAATCcagagaaaatatttgatgaactCTATGCTTGCCCAAAAGAG TCCATCAAACATCAAGCAGAGGAGTTCCATCATGTCGTACAGAAGCATATCATACTAAATGACACAACTG GTTTGATTGAAAAAATGCACAGCTGGCTCGAAAAGGAGGAGAAACCTAAAGCCCAAATACTACGGTTTATG GCccatcttgttttgtttttgcgaTCAGCTGGAATCGAATCTGAG ACTGATTTGGATAAATGTGTGTCCATCCTGAAAGCTTATGTTCAG ACACTAATTGAGGAGAAACAAATTGACCTGGTAGCGACCTACGTTGCTACTCTACCAGCAGACATTCAAATAGAAACCTATGCATACTTTTTAGAAG ATAtagttgacatgaaagaaagacaGAAATGTTTGGAGTTAGCAAGCAGTGCTG gcTTGGATGTCCCGTTAATAACCAAAACGGTAGTTGAGTGCATTCGAGGAAAG GAAGACTTTGCGATCGACAGAGGCATGTCGTCCGCTCTGGAGGCTGCTACTGCTACA gaGGACCGAAAAAAGATAGAAGCCATTGAATGGTTGGTGTTTGAGCCTTCCCAGCGAAATGAAGCTCTGAAACAGAGTAATGCGATCATGCGATGCTTTATTG CAACGAGAAAGCACGCCGCAGCTCGCGAAGTTTTCCAAAAGATTCCGGTGGACTCCATCCATGTGATTCATAAAGAATGGCAATCGAGA GGTGGAACCAGTCCCTTGCCTGCTGCCGACGACAACGCCATACGAGAATATTTGTGCATTAAAGCTTTCTTG GAGTCTCTTGATGCATTCAATGATTGGTTTCAGCATTTTCATCACAATATACCA cTAAGGCCGCATGATGGAGCACATGCTAACTTCACGGAGAAGGTGGCGTATGAACAACGCCTTGAGCAGTACGAG GTGGAATTTGGAAGATGGAAGAACTCGCTAGATATTCACACGAAG ACCACAATGGAAAAGATTTATAACGTTCTGCTATTTCCTGATGGAGGCTGGATGGTGGACCACAGAAAT gatgaaGAAGAAGACTCGCAACGCTCTCATCAACTTGAGTTGTTGAGACAGCTTTGTCTTCCACTAACTTGTTATCTTCTTCATAATGTTCTGTACTCAACAGAACAGTACAAGCAG TGTTTACAGCTCGCTGATGTTATATCCTCCGAACAATACAGATTGTATGAG GTTTTCAGGAAAGACGAATTACAAAAGATGCTATCGCTTTTCCGAGACTCTTCGATTGCATTGTTGGGAAACAACCTGGATCCCCTTAGCTATGAAATCGCACAGAAGTGA